The Mucilaginibacter mallensis genome has a segment encoding these proteins:
- a CDS encoding 2-oxoglutarate dehydrogenase E1 component — MDRLNYINSGNAAFIDSLYQEYQQDPSAVDFGWQKFFEGFDFGRGSEAPAASAETPEHFLKEINVLNMINGYRTRGHLFATTNPVRERRKYYPGKELETFGLSDADMDTVFNAGVEVGIGPAKLRDIRQLLEDTYCRNIGAEYRYVRNPIKVKWFESRMETSRNTPSFGVEQKKLMFNKLSHAVIFENFLGTKFLGQKRFSLEGAEALIPALDSVIQKGATLGIEEFIIGMAHRGRLNVLSNIMEKTYKEIFFEFEGKNYDEDSPFSGDVKYHLGYSTDVTASNGNKVHLSLCPNPSHLEAVDPVVEGLTRSKIDFKYKGDHTKIAPILIHGDASVAGQGIVYEVLQMEKLDGYRTGGTIHLVINNQIGFTTNYIDARSSTYCTDVAKTVLSPVFHVNGDDVEALAYVVNLAMEYRQAFHDDVFIDILCYRRYGHNEADEPKFTQPVLYKAIEAHENPREVYLKKLIAEGSITETLAKDTEKEFRDLLQQQLDESKAEERFTDTIPMFNGAWEGLHIATEREAMAKTDTAVPKEELIEIGKVLTELPKNKEFFKKIEKLFQDRNAMVNKTGVFDWAMGELLAYGTLLKDGHPVRLSGEDVKRGTFSHRHAVLTLADSEEEYTPMDNVNPEAKFSIYNSLLSEYGVLGFEYGYALANPNALTIWEAQFGDFFNGAQIIVDQYIASAETKWQRGNGLVMLLPHGYEGQGPEHSSARIERFMELCADNNIQVANCTTPANFFHILRRQIYRDFRKPLIVFTPKSLLRSPKCVSPIVDFTEGKFQEVIDDTYAEAKKVKRVLFCSGKIYYDLQEKQQTDQRKDVAIVRIEQLYPTPVQQMAKIKAKYSKATEFIWVQEEPENMGAWPYMCRKFRKEDVLKLDVISRIEGSSTATGFAKQHAAQQLYIISKAFESPVGPELKEKIKKTTQKMATASAD, encoded by the coding sequence ATGGATCGCCTAAATTATATAAATAGCGGAAACGCAGCTTTTATTGACTCCCTATATCAAGAATATCAACAGGACCCGTCAGCTGTTGATTTTGGATGGCAAAAGTTTTTTGAAGGATTTGATTTCGGAAGAGGTTCCGAAGCACCTGCTGCAAGTGCTGAAACCCCCGAGCATTTTTTAAAAGAGATCAATGTTTTAAACATGATCAACGGGTACCGTACACGCGGCCACCTGTTTGCTACCACCAACCCGGTGCGCGAGCGCCGCAAATATTACCCTGGTAAGGAACTGGAAACCTTTGGATTGAGTGATGCCGATATGGACACCGTATTTAACGCCGGTGTTGAAGTTGGTATTGGCCCTGCCAAACTGCGTGATATCCGCCAGTTATTGGAAGATACTTATTGCCGCAACATAGGTGCCGAATACCGCTATGTGCGCAACCCCATAAAAGTAAAATGGTTTGAAAGCCGCATGGAAACCAGCCGCAATACGCCATCATTCGGCGTTGAGCAAAAAAAGCTGATGTTTAACAAACTAAGCCACGCGGTTATTTTCGAGAACTTTTTAGGTACCAAATTCCTGGGGCAGAAACGTTTCTCATTAGAAGGCGCCGAAGCGTTGATACCCGCATTGGATTCTGTTATCCAAAAAGGAGCAACATTGGGTATCGAGGAGTTTATCATCGGTATGGCTCACCGTGGTCGCTTAAATGTCCTGTCGAACATCATGGAGAAAACCTACAAGGAAATTTTCTTTGAGTTTGAAGGTAAAAACTACGACGAAGATTCACCATTCAGTGGCGACGTTAAGTACCACCTGGGTTACTCAACTGATGTTACCGCATCTAACGGCAACAAGGTTCACCTAAGTCTTTGCCCTAACCCTTCGCACCTTGAAGCGGTTGACCCTGTTGTTGAAGGCTTAACACGTTCAAAAATTGATTTCAAATACAAAGGCGATCATACCAAAATAGCTCCTATATTAATTCATGGTGATGCTTCAGTAGCAGGCCAGGGAATTGTGTACGAGGTATTGCAGATGGAAAAATTGGATGGCTACCGCACAGGTGGTACCATACATTTGGTTATCAACAACCAGATCGGTTTTACCACCAATTATATCGATGCACGCTCAAGTACTTATTGTACCGACGTTGCTAAAACAGTATTATCACCGGTTTTTCACGTTAATGGTGATGATGTTGAGGCTTTGGCATATGTGGTTAATCTGGCAATGGAATACCGCCAGGCATTTCACGATGACGTATTTATAGACATCTTATGCTATCGCCGATATGGGCACAATGAGGCTGATGAGCCTAAATTCACCCAGCCGGTATTATACAAAGCCATCGAGGCACATGAAAACCCACGCGAGGTCTATCTGAAAAAATTAATAGCCGAAGGCAGCATTACCGAAACGCTGGCTAAGGATACTGAAAAAGAATTCCGCGATCTGTTACAACAGCAACTGGATGAGTCAAAAGCGGAAGAACGCTTTACCGATACCATACCCATGTTTAACGGAGCATGGGAAGGCCTGCATATTGCCACCGAAAGGGAAGCAATGGCAAAAACGGATACAGCTGTTCCAAAAGAGGAATTAATAGAAATTGGCAAGGTGTTAACCGAACTGCCAAAAAATAAAGAGTTTTTCAAGAAAATCGAGAAATTATTTCAGGACCGTAATGCCATGGTTAACAAAACCGGCGTATTCGACTGGGCTATGGGCGAACTACTTGCTTATGGCACACTGTTGAAAGACGGCCACCCGGTTAGGTTAAGTGGAGAGGACGTTAAACGTGGTACTTTCTCACATCGCCACGCGGTATTAACGCTGGCTGATTCTGAAGAAGAATATACTCCGATGGACAATGTAAATCCCGAAGCTAAATTCAGCATATATAACTCTTTATTATCTGAATATGGTGTTTTAGGTTTTGAATACGGCTACGCTTTAGCAAATCCTAATGCCTTAACCATTTGGGAAGCACAATTTGGCGATTTCTTTAACGGTGCACAGATCATTGTTGACCAGTACATAGCCAGCGCCGAAACAAAGTGGCAGCGTGGTAATGGTTTGGTAATGTTATTGCCGCATGGCTACGAAGGTCAGGGGCCTGAGCATTCATCAGCACGTATAGAGCGCTTTATGGAGCTTTGTGCCGATAACAATATCCAGGTTGCTAATTGTACAACACCTGCTAACTTCTTCCATATATTACGCCGCCAGATCTATCGCGACTTCCGTAAACCATTAATCGTATTTACGCCAAAGAGCCTGCTCCGCAGCCCTAAATGTGTATCGCCAATTGTTGATTTTACCGAAGGCAAATTCCAGGAGGTGATAGATGATACTTATGCTGAAGCTAAAAAGGTTAAACGTGTATTATTCTGCTCAGGTAAAATATATTATGACCTGCAGGAGAAACAACAAACCGATCAGCGCAAGGATGTGGCAATAGTACGTATAGAACAGCTATACCCTACCCCGGTACAGCAAATGGCTAAAATAAAGGCCAAATACAGCAAAGCCACCGAGTTTATATGGGTACAGGAAGAACCTGAGAACATGGGCGCATGGCCATATATGTGCCGCAAATTCCGCAAGGAGGATGTGCTTAAACTGGATGTGATATCACGTATTGAAGGTAGTAGTACAGCTACAGGCTTTGCTAAACAACACGCCGCTCAACAACTGTACATTATTTCAAAAGCATTTGAATCACCGGTTGGCCCTGAGTTAAAAGAAAAGATCAAGAAAACAACACAAAAAATGGCTACGGCCAGCGCAGATTAA
- the odhB gene encoding 2-oxoglutarate dehydrogenase complex dihydrolipoyllysine-residue succinyltransferase gives MSLEIKVPPVGESITEVTLSSWLKKDGDTVKMDEVIAELESDKATFELTAEKAGTLKTIAKEGDTLAIGAPVARIEDGGAASTSAPVIESAPAVKAVSEAVATPADTTNPSAGASTSEIKVPPVGESITEVTLSRWIKKNGDTVAMDEAIAELESDKATFELTADKAGTLNTIAKEGDVLAIGAPVASITGGGGVSGGGSPAASPAATTSAPAAAPVVVSDKNYATGTPSPAAAKILAEKGIDPSAVSGNGVNGRITKEDAIKANLVSESPQAPIPPAAKPSPVAATQATPVSFSGDRADRREKMSSLRKTVAKRLVAVKNETAMLTTFNEVDMSPIMEIRAKYKDKFKEKNGVGLGFMSFFTKAVCEALKEWPSVGARIDGDEIVFSNYADISIAVSAPKGLVVPVIRNADSMSLAQIEKAVAALAVKARESKLTLEEMTGGNFTITNGGVFGSLLSTPIINSPQSAILGMHNIVERPIALNGQVVIRPMMYIALSYDHRIIDGRESVSFLVRVKQLLEDPTRLLLGV, from the coding sequence ATGAGTTTAGAGATCAAAGTTCCGCCGGTAGGCGAATCAATTACCGAAGTTACCCTGTCATCATGGCTAAAAAAAGATGGTGATACCGTGAAAATGGATGAAGTAATTGCCGAATTAGAATCAGACAAAGCCACATTTGAGCTTACTGCCGAAAAAGCCGGGACTTTAAAAACTATAGCCAAAGAAGGCGACACCTTAGCAATTGGCGCACCTGTTGCCCGTATTGAAGACGGCGGTGCGGCATCAACCTCTGCTCCTGTTATCGAAAGCGCACCTGCTGTTAAAGCAGTTAGCGAAGCAGTAGCGACACCTGCGGATACTACTAACCCATCTGCCGGAGCAAGCACATCTGAAATAAAAGTTCCACCGGTAGGTGAGTCAATTACCGAAGTTACTTTATCACGCTGGATCAAGAAGAACGGCGATACCGTAGCTATGGATGAAGCCATTGCCGAGCTGGAATCAGACAAAGCAACATTTGAATTAACTGCAGATAAAGCAGGCACATTAAACACCATAGCTAAAGAAGGCGATGTATTAGCCATTGGCGCACCTGTTGCCAGTATTACCGGTGGCGGTGGTGTATCAGGCGGAGGAAGCCCGGCAGCAAGTCCTGCCGCAACTACTTCAGCCCCTGCAGCTGCACCTGTTGTTGTATCCGATAAAAATTACGCTACAGGCACACCATCGCCTGCAGCAGCAAAAATACTAGCCGAAAAAGGCATAGACCCATCTGCTGTTAGCGGTAATGGGGTTAATGGCCGTATCACTAAGGAAGATGCAATAAAAGCTAACCTGGTATCAGAAAGCCCTCAAGCTCCTATTCCACCGGCAGCAAAACCATCTCCGGTTGCCGCTACCCAGGCAACGCCTGTATCATTTAGTGGCGACAGGGCTGACCGTCGCGAAAAAATGTCGTCGTTACGTAAAACAGTTGCCAAACGTTTGGTAGCCGTTAAAAATGAGACCGCGATGCTGACCACTTTTAATGAAGTGGACATGTCGCCGATCATGGAGATCCGTGCCAAATACAAGGATAAATTTAAAGAGAAAAATGGTGTTGGCTTAGGTTTTATGTCGTTCTTCACCAAAGCAGTTTGCGAAGCATTAAAAGAATGGCCTTCAGTTGGCGCGCGTATAGATGGCGACGAAATAGTTTTCAGCAATTATGCTGATATCTCGATAGCTGTATCAGCCCCTAAAGGCCTGGTAGTACCTGTTATCCGCAATGCAGATAGTATGAGCCTTGCCCAAATTGAAAAAGCGGTTGCAGCCCTTGCCGTTAAAGCACGCGAAAGTAAATTAACACTGGAAGAAATGACAGGCGGTAACTTTACCATCACTAACGGTGGTGTTTTTGGTTCACTCTTATCAACCCCTATCATCAACTCACCGCAATCGGCTATTTTAGGCATGCACAACATAGTTGAGCGCCCAATTGCCCTAAACGGACAAGTTGTTATCCGCCCGATGATGTACATCGCCCTATCCTATGATCACCGCATCATTGATGGCCGCGAATCGGTAAGCTTCCTGGTACGTGTAAAACAATTACTGGAAGACCCAACAAGATTATTACTGGGCGTGTAG
- a CDS encoding DinB family protein — MKRSIDIIKQPRILVLKEIEHLSTEQLNKVPTSFNNNIAWNLGHMIAAQQGICYKRSGLNTTVSEDFFHTYKPGTKPERFIDEVEIAFIKEQLFISLEKLEADLDKEIFVDYTKVMTRYGIELSSIEEAVAFLPFHEGLHIGYIMSLRKLV, encoded by the coding sequence ATGAAACGATCTATCGACATTATAAAACAACCGCGCATCCTGGTACTTAAAGAAATTGAACATTTAAGCACCGAACAATTAAATAAAGTACCAACAAGTTTTAATAATAATATTGCCTGGAACCTGGGCCATATGATTGCTGCGCAGCAAGGTATTTGCTACAAACGCTCGGGGCTTAATACCACAGTTAGCGAAGATTTTTTCCATACCTATAAACCAGGTACCAAGCCTGAGCGGTTTATTGATGAGGTAGAAATCGCATTTATTAAAGAACAATTATTCATAAGTCTTGAAAAACTGGAAGCCGACCTGGATAAAGAGATCTTTGTTGATTATACCAAAGTTATGACCCGTTATGGTATTGAATTAAGCAGTATTGAGGAGGCGGTAGCCTTTTTGCCTTTCCATGAGGGATTGCATATTGGGTATATTATGTCGTTGAGGAAGTTGGTGTAG
- a CDS encoding ArnT family glycosyltransferase: MPELTANKTFQSNKTIWYFLLAWTALNIIQAYTLELHADEAYYWLYSRFLDWGYFDHPPMVALFIRFGDSIMHNELGLRILTITVSTASIYILWLILKKYNANARLFIVVISCMFMVHMYGFTTTPDAPLFFFAVVFYYFYQRYIDNDSWILALVLGLVVACLLYSKYHAVLLIGFTVLANLSLLKRWSFWFIVVLAAVLFIPHILWQVHHNFPSLNYHLSERSADKYHPEFTYLYPLGQILMAGPLVGWYLFYRGFSARVTDAFTRCLMVNSIGTPIFFLISSFRGEVQPQWTYIAFAPLILLILISFAQKPVIPKWFYPVAIINIVIIVAIRICLISGIPIGRLQSQFGFKNWSYVVKQKVGDHYVIFNEGFQNPSKYDYYNNTLKGFAYDSRYYRSTQFDIWPIEDSLQHKRVYYLLTYNSPGVTTDSIKVSAGTWYGGWVDDVRTYQKVIIDNGNYKMSAAPGQKIKFNLTITNPYPYAIDFSNKGWQHKVFMEACFFNEKGEMQSQLTDTSFNKIALKPGQSTHYSFTIVSPKQKGRYDLLFSLQTEPFVGSKNSRIVKFTVE; this comes from the coding sequence ATGCCGGAGCTAACTGCAAACAAAACTTTTCAGTCGAATAAAACCATCTGGTATTTCTTATTGGCGTGGACCGCCCTGAACATCATTCAGGCCTACACCCTCGAGCTCCATGCCGATGAAGCCTACTATTGGCTCTACTCCCGATTTTTGGATTGGGGCTATTTTGATCACCCGCCTATGGTGGCCCTGTTCATCCGCTTTGGCGATAGCATTATGCATAACGAGCTGGGCTTGCGCATATTAACCATTACCGTTAGCACAGCATCGATATACATATTATGGCTCATCCTTAAAAAATATAATGCTAATGCCAGGCTGTTCATTGTGGTGATATCCTGCATGTTCATGGTGCATATGTACGGCTTTACCACCACGCCCGATGCGCCGCTGTTCTTCTTCGCGGTAGTGTTCTATTATTTTTATCAGCGCTATATTGATAACGATAGCTGGATTTTAGCTTTAGTATTAGGACTGGTTGTGGCCTGCCTTTTATACAGTAAATACCATGCTGTGCTGCTGATCGGTTTTACGGTACTGGCTAACCTTAGTTTATTAAAACGTTGGTCGTTCTGGTTCATTGTTGTGCTGGCGGCCGTGTTATTTATACCGCATATTTTGTGGCAGGTACACCACAATTTTCCATCGTTAAACTACCATCTTTCGGAGCGTTCGGCAGATAAATATCATCCTGAGTTTACCTACTTGTACCCATTAGGGCAGATATTAATGGCAGGGCCACTTGTTGGCTGGTACTTGTTTTACAGAGGTTTCAGCGCACGGGTTACCGATGCTTTCACCCGCTGCCTAATGGTTAATAGCATAGGCACACCTATCTTTTTCCTGATCAGCTCCTTCCGCGGCGAAGTACAACCACAGTGGACCTATATCGCCTTTGCCCCTTTGATCCTGCTCATTCTCATCAGCTTTGCTCAAAAACCTGTTATACCCAAATGGTTTTACCCGGTGGCCATCATCAATATTGTTATTATTGTTGCGATTAGAATCTGCTTAATTTCAGGTATACCTATAGGTCGTTTGCAGAGTCAGTTTGGGTTTAAAAACTGGTCGTATGTGGTAAAGCAAAAGGTTGGCGATCATTATGTAATATTCAACGAAGGCTTTCAGAACCCATCTAAATACGACTATTACAACAATACGCTAAAGGGCTTTGCCTATGATTCCCGCTATTACCGCAGCACGCAATTTGATATCTGGCCTATTGAAGATAGTCTGCAGCATAAACGTGTTTATTATCTGCTAACCTACAACTCACCCGGTGTTACTACCGACTCTATAAAAGTTAGCGCCGGCACCTGGTATGGCGGCTGGGTTGACGATGTGCGCACTTACCAAAAAGTTATCATTGATAACGGCAACTATAAAATGAGTGCAGCGCCGGGGCAAAAGATCAAATTTAACCTCACGATCACTAATCCATACCCTTACGCTATCGATTTCAGCAACAAAGGCTGGCAGCACAAGGTATTTATGGAGGCCTGTTTCTTTAATGAAAAAGGCGAAATGCAATCACAGCTTACCGATACTAGTTTCAATAAAATTGCGTTAAAGCCCGGGCAAAGCACCCATTATAGTTTCACAATTGTCAGCCCAAAGCAAAAAGGCAGGTACGATTTGCTATTTTCGCTCCAGACAGAGCCTTTTGTTGGCAGCAAGAACAGCAGGATCGTTAAATTTACAGTCGAATAA
- the dnaK gene encoding molecular chaperone DnaK encodes MSKIIGIDLGTTNSCVAVMEGNEPVVIPNSEGKRTTPSVVAFVDNGERKVGDPAKRQAITNPTRTIYSIKRFMGNNFNEVTKEAARVPYTVVKGDNNTPRVEIGDRKYTPQEISAMILQKMKKTAEDFLGHEVTEAVITVPAYFNDAQRQATKEAGEIAGLKVRRIINEPTAAALAYGLDKAHRDMKIAVFDCGGGTHDVSVLELGDGVFEVKATDGDTHLGGDDFDQVIIDWLADEFKSDEGIDLRKDPMALQRLKESAEKAKIELSSTTQTEINLPYITANDGMPKHLVKTLTRAKFEQLADSLIKRTIDPCRSALKNAGLKTTDIDEIILVGGSTRIPAIQEAVEKFFGKAPSKGVNPDEVVAIGAAIQGGVLTGEVKDVLLLDVTPLSLGIETMGGVMTKLIEANTTIPTKKSETFSTASDSQPSVEIHILQGERPIASGNRTIGRFHLDGIPPAPRGVPQIEVTFDIDANGILHVAAKDKATGKEQKIRIEASSGLSDADIKKMKEEAEANADADKAAKEEVEKLNSADALIFSTEKQLKEYGDKIPADKKAPIEEGLTKLKAAYASKDLSAIETAQNELNTAWTAASEDMYKAAADAGQQPGAGEAGPEAHAEGNADNVTDVDFEEVK; translated from the coding sequence ATGTCTAAAATCATTGGAATCGACTTAGGGACAACAAACTCTTGCGTGGCTGTAATGGAAGGTAATGAACCTGTAGTTATACCAAACAGCGAGGGCAAGCGCACTACACCATCAGTAGTAGCTTTTGTTGACAACGGCGAACGTAAAGTGGGTGATCCGGCGAAGCGTCAGGCTATCACCAATCCTACAAGAACTATTTATTCAATCAAACGCTTTATGGGTAACAACTTTAACGAAGTTACCAAAGAAGCTGCACGTGTGCCTTACACCGTGGTTAAAGGTGATAACAACACCCCACGCGTTGAAATTGGCGACCGTAAATATACTCCACAGGAAATTTCAGCTATGATACTTCAGAAAATGAAGAAAACAGCTGAGGATTTCCTAGGACACGAAGTTACCGAAGCGGTTATTACCGTTCCGGCTTATTTTAACGATGCACAGCGCCAGGCTACTAAGGAAGCCGGTGAAATTGCAGGCTTAAAAGTACGTCGTATCATAAACGAACCTACTGCTGCTGCCCTGGCTTATGGCCTTGACAAAGCACACCGCGATATGAAAATTGCTGTGTTCGATTGCGGTGGTGGTACACATGACGTATCAGTACTTGAACTTGGCGATGGCGTGTTTGAAGTAAAAGCAACCGACGGTGATACTCACCTAGGTGGTGACGACTTTGACCAGGTAATTATCGACTGGTTAGCTGACGAATTTAAAAGCGACGAAGGCATCGACCTGCGTAAAGACCCTATGGCGCTGCAACGCTTAAAAGAATCGGCTGAAAAAGCTAAAATTGAATTATCAAGCACTACTCAAACTGAAATTAACTTACCATACATTACTGCTAATGATGGTATGCCTAAGCACTTGGTTAAAACTTTAACCCGCGCTAAATTTGAGCAATTAGCTGATAGCTTAATCAAACGTACTATCGATCCTTGCCGTTCAGCATTGAAAAATGCAGGCTTAAAAACTACTGATATCGACGAGATCATTTTAGTAGGTGGTTCAACCCGTATCCCTGCTATACAGGAAGCTGTTGAAAAATTCTTCGGTAAAGCACCTTCAAAAGGTGTAAACCCTGATGAAGTGGTAGCTATTGGTGCTGCTATTCAAGGTGGTGTATTAACCGGCGAAGTTAAGGATGTGTTATTATTAGACGTTACCCCGCTTTCATTAGGTATTGAAACTATGGGTGGTGTAATGACCAAACTGATAGAAGCTAACACTACTATCCCAACTAAAAAATCTGAAACTTTCTCAACTGCGTCTGATAGCCAGCCGTCAGTAGAGATCCACATATTACAAGGTGAGCGCCCAATTGCTTCAGGCAACCGTACTATTGGCCGTTTCCACTTAGATGGAATACCACCAGCACCTCGTGGCGTACCTCAGATCGAAGTAACTTTTGATATTGATGCTAACGGTATATTACACGTAGCAGCTAAGGATAAAGCTACCGGTAAAGAGCAAAAGATCCGTATCGAAGCTTCTTCAGGTTTATCAGATGCTGATATCAAGAAGATGAAAGAAGAAGCTGAAGCTAACGCTGATGCTGACAAAGCAGCAAAAGAAGAAGTTGAAAAACTGAACTCTGCTGATGCCCTGATCTTCTCAACTGAAAAACAATTGAAGGAGTATGGCGATAAGATCCCTGCTGACAAAAAAGCACCGATTGAAGAAGGCTTAACAAAATTGAAAGCCGCTTACGCGTCAAAAGATCTTTCTGCAATTGAAACTGCCCAGAATGAGTTAAACACTGCATGGACAGCTGCATCAGAAGATATGTACAAAGCTGCTGCTGACGCAGGACAACAACCAGGCGCAGGTGAAGCAGGACCAGAAGCACACGCTGAAGGTAATGCCGACAATGTTACTGATGTTGACTTTGAAGAAGTAAAATAA